The Flammeovirga yaeyamensis genome segment ATGTATAATCTGCAGGTAGATCGAAATCTTCACCATCGTTAGAGATCACTGCAAAAGGAGCGATTGTTACAGCTGTACCAATACCAAATGCACCTCTCAGTTTTCCATTTTTGATCGATTCAATTACTTCGTCCACTGAAATATGACGCTCTTCTACTTTATGTCCCATCCCTTCGATAAGATCGATTACTGTTAAACGAGTGATTGATCTAAGGATAGTGTCTTCTACTGGTAGAGTTGGTGCCGTTACGAATGTTCCGTCAATATCAAACATTACGTTCATTGTACCTGACTCCTCAATGTACTTATGCTCTTTAGCATCTGTCCATAATAATTGATCGTACCCTTGTTGAGCAGCCAATTTAGCTGGAAGTAAAGATGCGGCATAGTTACCTGCTACTTTTGCAAATCCAGTTCCGCCTGGTGCAGTTCTACTAAATTCCTTCTCCACTTTAACTCTTAAAGCTTTAGAATAGTATTTACCTGCTGGAGCAGTAATAATAGCAAAAGTATACGTGTCTGATGGTTTCATTCCTAAGAACTCATCAGTAGCAAACATAAATGGACGAATATAAAGTGAGCTATCCGGCGTGCTTGGTACCCAATCTCTATCAATTTCTATCAAACGGTGAAGACCCTCCATAAAAATTTCTTCAGGGATACTAGGCATGCAAATACGCTCAGCAGAGACGTTCATTCTTTTT includes the following:
- a CDS encoding branched-chain amino acid aminotransferase; the protein is MKELKLDIRVEKAQNSRLSEVDFDNIAFGKTMSDHMFVADYRDGEWQDLRIVPYDSFQLAPATSSLHYGQSIFEGLKGFRNAQNPEEVLVFRPEENAKRMNVSAERICMPSIPEEIFMEGLHRLIEIDRDWVPSTPDSSLYIRPFMFATDEFLGMKPSDTYTFAIITAPAGKYYSKALRVKVEKEFSRTAPGGTGFAKVAGNYAASLLPAKLAAQQGYDQLLWTDAKEHKYIEESGTMNVMFDIDGTFVTAPTLPVEDTILRSITRLTVIDLIEGMGHKVEERHISVDEVIESIKNGKLRGAFGIGTAVTIAPFAVISNDGEDFDLPADYTFSTELKAKFQGIQKGEIEDTKGWTYKI